From Epinephelus lanceolatus isolate andai-2023 chromosome 12, ASM4190304v1, whole genome shotgun sequence, the proteins below share one genomic window:
- the prkab2 gene encoding 5'-AMP-activated protein kinase subunit beta-2, with the protein MGNTSDRVSADRHGAKAHRSDSSGHKDHEPSSKMVDSTDDPNIFNTHGPESKEQKESDLGDQVKTGPQARPTVIRWAGGGKEVYIAGSFNNWSTKIPLNKSHNDFVAILDLPEGEHQYKFFVDGQWVHDATEPVVTSQLGTINNLIQVKKSDFEVFDALHVDSLECSDTSDLSSSPPGPYGQEQYIFRPEEHFKAPPILPPHLLQVILNKDTNISCDPALLPEPNHVMLNHLYALSIKDGVMVLSATHRYKKKYVTSLLYKPI; encoded by the exons ATGGGCAACACAAGTGACAGGGTGTCCGCAGATCGCCATGGAGCCAAGGCCCACCGCTCAGACAGCAGCGGTCACAAAGACCATGAACCCAGCAGCAAGATGGTGGACAGCACAGACGACCCCAACATCTTCAACACCCACGGGCCAGAGTCCAAG GAGCAGAAAGAGTCAGATCTGGGTGACCAGGTAAAAACTGGTCCTCAGGCTCGACCCACGGTCATCCGCTGGGCTGGAGGGGGAAAAGAGGTTTACATCGCTGGTTCCTTTAATAACTGGAGCACAAAGATACCTCTCAATAAGAG CCATAATGACTTCGTAGCGATCCTAGACCTGCCAGAAGGAGAGCACCAGTACAAGTTTTTTGTAGACGGACAGTGGGTCCACGATGCCACAGAG CCGGTTGTAACCAGCCAACTCGGCACCATAAACAACCTGATCCAGGTGAAGAAGTCAGACTTTGAGGTGTTTGACGCTCTTCATGTTGACTCTCTGGAGTGCTCCGACACATCAG ACCTGTCCAGCTCCCCTCCAGGTCCATACGGGCAGGAGCAGTACATCTTCAGACCTGAGGAGCACTTCAAAGCCCCACCTATACTCCCTCCTCACCTCCTTCAAGTCATTCTCAACAAGGACACCAATATTTCT TGTGACCCTGCCCTGCTGCCTGAGCCCAACCACGTCATGCTGAACCACCTTTACGCTCTGTCGATAAAG GATGGAGTCATGGTGCTGAGTGCGACTCACAGATACAAGAAGAAATACGTCACCTCTCTGCTTTACAAGCCTATCTAA